The proteins below come from a single Portunus trituberculatus isolate SZX2019 chromosome 2, ASM1759143v1, whole genome shotgun sequence genomic window:
- the LOC123506441 gene encoding uncharacterized protein LOC123506441: MTCTASLTISYTQPLSGIHSGNILHPATLRDTLRQYPTPSHSQGYTQAISYTQPLSGIHSGNILHPATLRDTLRQYPTPSHSQGYTQAIFYLLCCNSLLTQQ, from the exons atgacttgtacagcctcattgaccatctcctacacccagccactctcag ggatacacTCAGGCAATATCCTACAcccagccactctcagggatacacTCAG GCAATATCCTACAcccagccactctcagggatacacTCAGGCAATATCCTACAcccagccactctcagggatacacTCAGGCAATATCCTACAcccagccactctcagggatacacTCAGGCAATATCCTACAcccagccactctcagggatacacTCAGGCAATATTCTACCTCCTTTGTTGCAATTCACTATTAACGCAACAGTAA